Below is a genomic region from Deinococcus misasensis DSM 22328.
TCACGGTGCTGTCTCTGGTGGGAGCCGTGGCCTACCAGTCTGGTTATTTTTCGTACAGTGAGTCGCACTTTGAGCGCACCAACAAAGAGCGGGAACGCTGGATGGGCGTGTGGCATGAGGTGCTGTTCAACCGTGCCCCTTTGCCCACCCGCACGGCAGACCCCATTGCCGCCGAAGCCCTGCTCATCATCAAAGACACCCTTGAACCAGAGAAGTCCGAGAAGGCCCGTCACATCTATGAAATGACTGGACTTCTGTCCAGAGACATGCACATCCTGCGCACCAGTTCTTCCCGTCTGGAAAAGGTGCGGGTGCTGGAACGCTGGGCTTTGCTGTGCGATCCGCAGACCCACCCAATGCTGTATCAGCAGTGCTTTTCCAAACACCCTGACCTGCAACGTCTGGCCCTGACTTCGCTGGCCCGTTCCATGGCGGTGTCTCAGGTGCCCCGAAAAGAAGTGGCCCGCACCTTTGAGCGTCTGGTGCGCGATGACCGGTTCAGCTCGGGTTGGATCGAACAGGTGCTGGTGCTTTTGGGAGACCGCGGCGTGCTCCTCTTGCAAGACCTCCTCAAAGACGAAGAACAGAGCATGCAACTGCGGGCTTTGCGTGCCCTGACTTACGTGCGTGCAGAAGAATGTCTGGATGAATGCCTGACTTTGCTGAATTCCAAAAATCCAGATTTGCGGGCAGCCAGTCTGAAAGTGCTGGTCAGCATGCAGCAGGTTCCCTCAGAAGCCGTACCAGAGGTTTATGCTTTGCTGGAAGATCCCGTCTGGTTCGTGCGGGCACAGGCAGCTCTGGCCTGCAAAGCCATCAAAAACGAACAGGTGACCACCTTGCTGTATGACGCTCTGGCCGATGAAGCGTGGTGGGTGCGTCACAACAGCGCACAGGCCCTGCTGGAACTCGGCCCAGAGGGGCACCAGACTTTGCAACTGGCCATGCATCAGCATCCCGACCGGTACGCCCGAGACATGGCTTCGCAATCCTTGCAGGCGGCCTGAGATGGAGAACTGGCAAAGCACGGTTTTGTATGCTCTGGAGGTGCTGATTGTGGTGTATTTTGCTGTGCTCAATAGCATTTACGCCCTGAGCATTCTGGTGGCAACGCGGGTGATGACCACCTCTGCCCTCAAAGGGGAGAAGGTGCTGATGAAATCCTACATGGAGAAAGGTTACTACCGCCCCATCAGCCTGCTGGTCCCTGCCCACAATGAAGAAAACACCATTGTGGCCTCGGTGCACTCTTTTCTGAACTTGCAGTACCCCGAGTTCGAAGTGATCGTGATCAATGACGGTTCAAAAGACCAGACCCTGCAAAAACTTCAGGAAGAATTCCTGCTGGAAGAAACCCGCGAATTCCCTTCAAGGGTGCTGGAATCCAAAAAGGTCCTTGGGTTGTACCGCAGCATCAAATACCCCCATTTGCTGGTGATCGACAAGGAAAACGGGGGCAAAGCCGATGCCCTCAATGCCGGAATCACCCACTCGACCAAGCCCCTGTTTTGCTCGGTGGATGCAGACAGCATGCTGGAAGCCAGAGCCCTGATGCGGGTGTCCCGTCAGTTTCTGGAAGACGACCACCTGCTGGCGGTGGGTGGAACCGTTCGGGTGATGAACGGCAGCCAGATTCTGGAAGATCAGGTTCAGGAAGCCCACGCCCCAAAAAGCTGGATTGAACGGATTCAGGTCGTCGAGTACACCCGGGCTTTTCTGGCTGGACGGTCCACCTTCAGTCAACTTGGCGTTCTTTTGATCATCTCTGGTGCTTTTGGACTGTTTTCCAGAAAGGCTGTGCTGGATGTGGGCGGTTACCGCACCGACACCGTAGGCGAGGACATGGAACTGGTGGTCCGTCTGCACCGCGAAATGCGTGAAAGAAAGCAGAAATACCACATCCGCTACACCATGGACCCAATCTGCTGGACACAGGTGCCTTCTGATCTGGGGATGCTGCGCAAGCAAAGAAACCGCTGGCAGAGGGGGCTTGTGGAAACCCTCTGGACCCACCGCAAAATGTTCTTGAATCCCCGTTATGGTCGCATTGGGATGTTCAGCATGCCGTTTTACTTGCTGTTTGAGGCTTTTGCCCCTGTGCTGGAGGTGTTTGGTTACCTGCTCACCCTGTACCTGTGGCTCACCGGACAGCTCAACGCCGATTTTGCCGTGCTCTTTCTGGTGATGGCCTTGCTCTACGGCACACTGGTCAGTGCCGCTTCGCTGGGCATCGAGGGCTTCATGATCAAGCGCTATGCCCGGTTTCAGGACCGCCTCGGTTTGATCTTTGCCACGGTGCTGGAACAACTCGGGTACCGACAGGTGCTGGCCTTCGAACGGGTGCTGGCTCTGGTCACCCTGTACACCCGAAAAGGACAGTGGGATGTCCAGAGACGGCAGCAGATCCGACGGTAATTTCAGCCCAATTTCTTAAGATTCAGGCAGTCCCCTGTACGTGTGGCTGCCTGAGTTCTTGTTTTGCTCGGGCAAAAAAGGCTAGAAAGATAAATTACAGATGAAATCGTCTGCATGGAAAGGTGGGCTTGTGGAGCACCATCGGCAAAAAGCCCCATCCCAGCAAAGGAGGTCCCATGAACACCCCTGACTGGCTCAAACTGACCTCCGCTGCTCTGGAGTCCACTTTTGATGCCATTCTGATTCTGGACATCGTTCCCGGACAGCCCCGCATTCTGTACGCCAATCCTGCTGCTGAACGCCTGACCGGTTACCCCAAACCTGACCTCGAAGGTCACAACCCGAGGATGCTGGAAAGCGAAAACATCTCCCAGCAGATCATCTCAGAAGTGGTCTCCAATGTGCGGTCCAACCTGCCTTACCAGTGCCGTGCCCAGTTCAAACGCAAAGATGGCAGCACCTACTGGGCTGAACTCAGCCTGTCTCCCATCGACATTGAACCGCAGGGGCGGTACTGGATCTCCACCCATCGGGATTTGTCTTCGGAAATGCGGGCACAGGAAGCCCTCAAAAACCGCGATGACCTGTATCAACTGATCCTCAACAACAGTCCCGGTCTGTACCGCATGTACAACCGCGAAGGGCGTTGCGTGTACGCATCGGCGGCCAGTGAAAGGATGCTCGGGTATGCCCCCAACGAGATGGTGGGGATGTCTTTTGACCTGTTGCACCCCGAGGACCACGGACACCTGACCGATGCAGACATTGAGGAAATCTGGCAGGGCAAAGCCGACTACCGGGCCTACGAGTACCGGGTGGTGCACCGCTCGGGCCGCACCCTGTGGGTGTCCAGCACCATGCGGGTGATCGGACATCCAGAGCAGCCCGGAGAACGCCTGCTCTTGGTGGTCACCGAAGACATCACTTCACGCAAAAAGGCCCAGCAGGAAGCCCGCGAACAGAACCAGCGCTACACCTCGTTGCTGGAACTCAAGTACCGCATTTTGCTGGCCAACCAGCCTCTGGAGGTTGCAGAAGAGGCCATCAAACTGGCCTTGCCCCTCACCGAATATGAATTTGGTTTCTTCATCAGTTTTCAAGAAGAGAACCTGCACCTTGAGGCTTTTCATGGGGCGAACCCGGAGGTGCGCCAGCAGATCGAGCATGTGCTGGCCCGCAACACCCGTGCCACGGTCCTGCAACTGCTGGAAGGCACGAAACCCCTGTTCATTGGTGCAGAGAACACCCGCATCGGGAAAACCGACGTTCAGAACCGCAAACTGTTCCGCGCCTTTGCCCTGCTGCCCATCCACGCCGATGGTGAAGTGTACGGTGCCATCAGTTTCGTGCACAGGGGGCATATCGAGGTCTCACCATCCACCCAGAGGTTGCTCGGGGCCATTGAAGAACGGGTGAGCCTCGCTTACAGCAAACTGGTGGACATTCAGCGTCTGGAAGCCTCCCGAGAAGAAACCATGCGCACCCTCGGACTGGCCCTCGAATACCGCGATTACGAAACCAAAGGCCACACCGACCGGGTGATCGAACTCTGCCAGAAACTTGGGGAAGGGGTCGGGCTGGACGAAGAAACCCTCAAGGAACTCCGCTGGGGAGCGTACCTGCACGACATCGGCAAAATTGCCACCCCGGATGCGGTGCTCCTCAAACCCGGAAAACTCGACCCAGAGGAGTGGGCCATCATCAAGCAACACCCGGTGGTGGGATTCGAACTGACCCGTTCGATTCCCTCCCTGCCAGAGCGCACCCTCGACATCGTGCTGCACCATCAGGAACGCTGGAATGGCTCGGGATACCCGGAAGGGCTATCAGGCAAGACCATTCCTTTTCTGGCCCGACTCTTTGCGGTGGTGGATGTGTACGACGCACTGACCAGCGAAAGACCCTACAAAAAAGCCTTCAGCCACGAGGCGGCCATTTCACAGCTCTGGAAAGAAGCCGGAACCCTGCTGGACCCGGAACTGGTGCAGGTGTTCGTGCAAGTGATGACCGAACCTGTTCCAGAGGCATGAGGGAAAGAGGCCCCTCTGGGGCCTCTTTCTTGCTGGTCAAGCTTCACATGTGCTGTTGACGGTTCTGAGATGTCCTGCACGAGGATTTCTTGCTGTGAACTGTCTACTGTCTTGCTCTGGACGAGGACCACAAGCACACCCTCTCCTGTGACCCTGCCCCAGCATTCATTTTCCAGACATGATGGAGAAGCTGTCTCCGGGGCCTTCAGCCTCGTAACCCACCGACACCAACCCGAGGTTGACCATGGTGGACTGGCTGGTGTCCACTTTGCCACCCGCATCCAGAATGTTGCCTCCGCCGTCAATGGTCACATAGGGTCCGAATTTTGCACCCACATCGGCTTCCACAGGGCCAACAGAACCCCCCGCAGACACTTTGCCCCCGGCAAAAATGGTGAGTTTGCCATCGAAAGCGTAACCGTAATTGCGCAGTTGCAACTTGCGGTCAGGATTGCGCCCGGCCTGCTTTTCAATGAAGCGCTCTTTGGGATCGGTCAGTTTGACGTAACGCTGGGACTGTTCGTAACCAACCACCACGAAAGCGGCAAGAACCCCTTCGGTGGACGCCTCCACCTCGACTTTTTCGCACATGTAGGTCACTTCCAAAAAGGCCACCGAAGCTTTGGGTTTGATGGGACTGGCTTCGCAGGCTTTGGCGTCCTCGGGGTCTTGGGCCACCAGATCCGGTGGGGGAACTTCATCCTTGCAGAAGGTGCCGTATGCCCCTGCGGTGACCACATGCATGCCCACCACAGACAGGTAGGTGCTGTAGTTCTGGAAGTAAATGGCTTTCATCTGGGTGGTGGCCGCCTGATAAAATTCTGCGTCGCTCAGGTATCCCACCAGACCACTCAGCACCTTGTGAAAGGGACGGTAGTAGGCACGGTAGGCTGTGTCGTACTGCTGAAGGTCTCCCAGCAGGGCAGAATTCCATTGTTTGCCCGCAGCGCACATGCGCTTGTCGTGCTCAATCCGGGCACGTTCCTGACAGGGACCGTTCCCGTTGCACCCGAGGAGTTCAGAGCTGTACTGGGTGGCGCTCTGTTCTGCTGCCTTGATGTACCTCTGGTCCACAGGTTCGCGGGCTGCGAAGTACTGCTGGTGGGCCTCATCCACTTTCTCGTACAGTTTGTTGATGTCTGCATCTTCAGGGTCTGCAGAGTTGATGGGGCCCATCAGGTGCAACGTCACCTCGCCGGTCATGCGGGTTTTGGGGTTTTTCAGAAGCTGGTTGCCCTTGTTGTAAATGCCCGGCCAGAGTTGCTGGAATTTCTGGCTGTTCTGCTGCGCGGCCACTGCAGCCCGGTTCATTTCATTGCTGACAAAAGGGGCGGCTTCGGTGGCCTCGCGGATGTTGGCAGGCATCGGAATGTTCGGAAAGCGCCCCTCGATGCCTTTGGACATGGTGTAAGCCTCTTCATAAGGTTTGAGGGTGATCACGTCCACCTCTGGAGACTCTACGGGTCCACCCCCCGGTCCCACCATGTCTTTGAGGGGCATCCGGTAATTGCCCAGACGGTACCATCTTGCGGCCTCCGTGCACTTGCCCTGTTCACCCAGAGCCTGCGCCAGATTCTTTTTCGCCTCGGTGAGCAGGGGTTCAAGGCGCACCGCTTCACGGAGCACCACTTCAGCCTGTGCGGGCCGATTCAGACCCAGCAGGGCATGCCCCTGATTGTTGAGGATCATGGCGGTGGGGTTCATGCCCCACGGGGTGTTCAGGGTGCTTTGCTGTGCTCGGGCAGCCTCCAGCAAAGCGAGGCTTTCGTACCAGAAACCGTAAAAGTTTGCCAGACCGGACAGGCTCACCAGATCCTCTGGGTGGTTGGGGTCCAGTTCATGGGCACGCAACAAAAACGCCATCGCTGCCAGAGGTTTGCCATTGGCCATGGCAATCGGCACTTTTCCGCGCAGTTTGCTTGCAGACTGGTAATCGGATGTGGCTTTGAGGGCTGCAAAAGTCTCTGGGGCCAGAGACCCCTCAAGGGCCGCTTGCAGCATCCCGAGGGCTTCGGTCAGGTTCACAGGACGTTCGCTCCCTGCCAGGGTTTCCGGTTCGATGGGGGCCTGAAAAGGGCTCTGGATGTTCTGCTGGGCGATCAACTGGTCACGCATCCCCACCAGCAGGGTGTAACCGGGATCGGTGGGTTTCATTTCCTTCAGGCGGGTTTCGAGTTGCACCAAGGCTTCAGAAAGCTGGGGTTGCAGCACCGCGGAAACATCCGGCATGGAGGTCTGGCCTCCGGCACGGCTCGGGCAGCGCACCTGATCGGTGGTGGGAATGGTGGTGGTGTTGCTGATGGAAAGGATGTCCGGGGCGGCCTGTGCGCCGAGTTGCAACAACACCCCGAGGGTGCAAATGGATTTGAGCAGGGATTTTGAAGGCTGTTTCATGTGAACTCCTCGAAGAAAGCTTCTTCTGATGGTGTCACTGTACTTCTGGACCCATGATTGCAAGATGATTGCCGTCACTGCACGGGGTTGACTGGCGTTTCCTGTCCCGACATTCTGCACTTTGGTTGCGATTCATACGAAAAATTTACCGATCTGCCTCTATGGTGAAAAAGACCGAAGGAGGCACCCATGCCCATTGAACCTTTCACCCTTGTGATCCTCGGAGCGACCGGAGATTTGACCCGCAGGCTCCTGTTTCCCGCCATTTACCGATTGATCAAAAAAGAACGCCTGCCCGAGTTCAAGGTGGTGGGTTTTGCTCGCGAAGACTGGACCCCCGAGCAGTTTTTGAAGCACCTTGAGAAGAACCTCAAAGAATTTGTTCCGAACTTCTCAAAGGACGTGTGGGATGAACTCAAAGGGCGCATTGATTACCTGCAAGGGGACCTCACCCCAGAGCACCTGAAACAACTGGAAGAAAAACTGGACGGCAACGCCCTGTTTTATCTGGCTTTGCCTCCGCAGTTTTTTGATGAAGCGGCCATTTCTCTGGGTGCAGCAGGTTTGCACCGCGAAAAGAACGGCTGGCGCAGGCTCATCATCGAAAAACCGTTCGGCTGGGACCTTTCATCGGCCCAGCAACTGCGCAAACACCTGCACAAGCACTGGAAAGAGCACCAGCTTTTTCGCATCGACCACTTTCTGGGCAAAGAAACCGTGCAGAACCTGATGGTGTTCCGTTTTGCCAACCGCTTCATGGAGCCCATCTGGAACAGTGCCAACATTGCACAGGTGCAAATCACTGCTGCCGAAACCCTCGGGCTGGAGGGGCGTTACAAGTACTACGATCAGGCCGGAGCCCTCAGGGACATGCTGCAAAACCACCTGATGCAGATTTTTGCCCTGACCGCCATCGAACCGGTCAGCCGCTGGAACGCCGACAACCTGCGCCAGCACAAAGTGGAGGTGCTCCAGAGCGTGCGCAGCATCCCTCTGGACCGGGTCAAGGAGTTTGCGGTCCGTGGGCGGTACGGTGCGGGTGAAATGGACGGCAAAACCGTGCCGGGCTACATGGAAGAAGAGGGGGTGCCCCACACTTCACGCACAGAGACTTTTGCTGCGGTGAAACTGTACATCGACAACTGGCGCTGGGAGGGGGTGCCTTTCTACCTGCGCAGTGGAAAACGCATGAAAGAGACCTACACCGAGGTGGCCGTTCAGTTCAAAGAGGTGCCCACCCAGTTGTTTGATGGGGTGGAGGACCTCTCCAACTGGCTGATTTTCCGCATGAAGCCCGCAGAAAGCATTGAACTGGTGGCCTACGCCAAAACCCCCGGCCTGAACCTCGAAACCCGTCCGGTGGTGCTCAGAACCGAGTTGTCCCGCAAGGAAGAAGAGGATTTTTCCGCGTACGAGCAACTGCTGGTGGATGCTGCCGAAGGCGACCAGACCCACTTCCTGAGGTACGACGAAGTGGAAGAAGCCTGGCGCATCCTCGACCCCATCCTCAAAGCGTGGACACGGGGCCAACCCGAGGAGTACCCCTCAGGGGCTCTGGGACCGAACGGACAGGGGAGATTGATGGATCCCGGCCATTACTGGCGCACCCCCGAGGACGATTGAGCCTTTTTCGATGTCTGGCTCCCACCCACTTGTCGCTCAGGTCGGGGTGACCCTCGGGTTTGGGTCTGTGTTCAGCGTCTGAACGCTCCTTGACGTAGAAGGGGTGTTCAGAATGGTGGTGTGCAAAACGAAACACCCCGACTTTTCAGCCGGGGATGGAACATGCCAGAGCCTAACCTTTAAGGCACTGCGATGATTTCATCCAGATACAGGGTGCCCGAGTTGGGTGTCCCGTCGTTCTTGTTGACGTAAATCCCGAAGGACCGGATGTCTTTGAGGGTCTCTGGGGTCATGGTTTTTCCTGCATTTCCGGTGTCCCAGGGGGCGGGTTTGAAGCTGCTGAAGGGAATTTCCAACCAGGTGGCTTCGGTGCCTGCAATGGAGGGGTAAGCCTCGAAGGAGATGCCGCTGGCATTGACTTGCAAGACCAGTCGGTTGCCGCTGCCGTCGGGTTTCAGCCAGAGTTTCAGTTTGTTGGTGCCGGTCCAGTTCACGCCGGACATGTTTTTGACCTGTCCGGTGTAGCCCTGACTGCCCAGCGTATAAGCAAATTTGAGGCCGTATTTGCCACTGCCCAGTGTGCTGGAATCCAGAGTGATGGTGTTCAGGTCTCCGGCGGTGCTGTAGACGGCGTCAAGGAGTTCGCTGCTGCCTTTGTAGCGGTCGAAGGTGTCCACCACCAGAGGGTTGGTTTCTCCGCTGGATTCCCCAACATACAGGTTGATGGTGTCTTTCAGGAGGCTGCCGTCTTGCAAGTAGGCTTTGACGGTGATGCTGGTGGCACTTTCATCGAGTGCAGCATCAGGTTTCCACTGGGCGGTGTAGTAACTCATGGGGCTGGAAGTGTCCTGCACCATGGGGAACTCGGTGGGGTCGCTGCCGATGCTGTACACCACTTTGCTGGGCTGGGCGTGCAGGATTTTGGTTCTCAGGGTGTGGGTGCTCTGGCTGGACAGGGTTTGCTGTCCGGTGGGGGAGACCACATGCACCAGAGGTTTCTCTGCAATGGTGTTCACGGTTTTGCTGAACGGGTTGGCGTTTTGCACCTGTTTGCTGAAGGAGGTGAAAGGGTCCAGAGAATATTGCACGAAGTCTGACAGCAGTTCGTGGCTGCCAAGGCCCGGTGCACTGCGGTAGGGCACGAAAATGTTGTCCGTCCCGAAGTTGGCCCAGGTCAGCATGTAGGCCATGCGTTTGGCGTCCGGGTCGGATTTCAGGGCAGAGAGCAGTTTGGTGAAGAATTTCAGGTCTTTGGTGCCTGTGGGTTTGACCCCCACATACCCGAACTCGGTGAAGGCTGCGACTTTGCCTCTGGCGTCAGCGATTCTGGAAATCAGACTGGCGTCTTGTTTGGCCCCTTCGAAGTACCCTTCGGATTTGCCATCGTAGTAACTGTCAAAGCCGAGGATGTCCACATATTCATCGCCGGGGTAGGTTTCCATGAAGGTCTTCTCGGAGTTGTTGAACGGTCCGTTCGGAGAGAATCCATACAGGAAGTTGCGCACCCCTTTGACATCGCGCAGGTATTCCACGGTGTAACGGTAGATTTCGATGTACTGCTCTCGGGTGCGGTAAGGTGCACCCCACCAGAACCAGCCACCGTTTTGTTCGTGGAAAGGACGGAAAATCACCGGGATGGCTTGCCCTGCATCGTCTTTGAGGTTGAGGGCAAAGTCTGCGACCATGTCCAGAAAGTGGTTGTATTCGGCGTGTTTGCTGCCTCCGGGCAGGATCTGGGACACCACATTGCCTTTGGTGTCGTAGAAGTTTCCGCCGGTCACAAAGTTGGGCATGTGGGAGGAGAGGGCCAGCACCCCACCTTGCTCGTGGGCTTTTTTCATTACCTGGATCAGGTTGTCGCGGCTCTGGGTTTTGTTTCCGAACACCCCCGGTTTTTCGTGGCCTTCCAGAGAGAGGGTGTCCCATCCGAACATGCCAGGGAAGTCTCCGACGGCTTTCTGGACTTCCGATTGGGTGCCGTCTTTGGCGGTGATGGAGAACCCTTCGGTGGTGGCATGCTGGTGTCCGAACAGGATTTCTTTCCCGCGCAGTTCTTGCAGGTACACAAACAAGGACCTTGCTGCAGGTTCAGCCTGTGCATCCACAAGGTCTACCGTGTGGATGGTGGGTGAGGTGGGGCCAGACGATGCAGCAGTGCAGGCAGCCAGAGACAGCAGGGCCAGCATGCCAGAGGTGCGGAGGACAAAACGCGAAAGTGTGGTCATCAAAACTCCTCAATGTGAAATGTTTTGAACACCTCAGGGTCCATCCGTGCAAGTGGAACCTGAGGCAACTCTGGCGCAGGCCAGAGGGTGCGTTCCAGAAGTCGTGGCAGAAGTGCCCTGAATATAGGTTTTGTTTAGGAAACTGTCAACAGTTGTGTAGATGTTTTGAGGGGCATTGGGGATTTCCTTTATCTCCATATCGGTGGGATTTTGTGTGATTGGTGGCAATTTTTGGAGATGGATCTGCTTACAAGCCGTTTAGTGAACAAATTCATGCTCTGGATCTCTGGAAGGGCTTTCCTTGTTCTTTTTGATCGAAGAGTCCTTGTCTGTCATTGCAAAAAAATCCCTTGAAAACAAAACATCCTTTCAAAATCTTCATCTTGTTTTGAAAGGAAAACTCCAGAAGAGGTCTGCTGGAAACCCATCAAGGAAACCAGAAATTTGATGTTTCAGAAGCGTATTTCTGGTTTGATCTTCGCTCTGGAGGATGGATCTTTCCTGTGGGTCGCAGGAGGGTACCTGTAAGTGGAGGCAAGCAGCAAGAATTTTTATTTCATTTTGACGCATGGATTTTGCAAACCCGGCGTTACAATGAATGCATTCCACCTGTGCTTTTGTGTTTTCGGGTTTCAGAGAAGGAGCACCCATGACCCAACCTCCCCCAGCCCACCTGCCTCCACTGTTGCGCAAACTCCATGTCCTGCGCGAGGAAGTGGGCGCAGCCAGCGTTCGGATCATCGACACCATTCTGGCCAGTCCAGAGGAGTTCTTGCGCTGGACCATCGCGGACCTTTCGGCCATTTCGAATTCCAGTGAAGCCACCGTGGTCCGTCTGGTGCAGGGCCTCGGGTTCAAGAGCTATCAGGATTTCAAGCTGAAACTGTCTCGCACTTTGGCCTCCTCGGAACGGGAAGGCACGGCAGCTTCGATTCAACCGTTTGATCCTCCAGAGCAGGTGCTGCACAAGGTCTTCGAGGCAAGCCTGATGTCGTTGCGGGACACCCTTGAGCATCTGGAGCCAGAAGCCTTTGTGAAAGTCACCGAAGTGCTGGCGCAGGCCCGGCGCATTGAACTGGTCGGGATGGGCAGCTCGGGGTGGGTGGCACAGGACGCCCACCAGAGGTTTCTCAGGCTGGGTTTGTTGTGTGGCGTGCACACCGATCCAGACGCGATTGTCAGTGTGTGTGCTCTGCTGGAACCTGCCGATGTGCTGCTGGCCATCAGTTGGTCGGGAAACCGTCCAGAGGTCCTGCATGCTGCCAAACTGGCCCGTGACAATGGAGCACAGGTGATCCTGCTTTCAGGGCTTGGACGTTCCCCTCTGGCCCGCATCGCCCACCACACCCTGACGGTTTCTGCTCCAGACAGTCCATACCGCAGGGAAGGGGTGGCTTCGCGCCTCGCACAACTTTGCTTGCTGGACAGTCTGGTGGCTGCCTTGCACGTGATGGGTGAACCGTTTTCCAGCCGTCGCATCCAGAAAATGGAACAGGCCCTCAAAAAAAGCCAGGAGCGCAGGTGAACCGTGTACATCAGGACTGAACCGGTGATGCTGGCCATCGACATTGGTTCCAGCAGTGTGAAAGGGCTGGCCTACGACCAGAGGGGACAGGCCCTTGCAGGGATTCAGGCGCGTGTGCCTTGCCCTCTGGTGTACTCTGACGGAGGAGCAGAAGCCCGTTTAAATCGCATTGTTCAGGCCGTCGATCAGGTGCTGGACATCCTGCACCTCAGGGTGGGGGCCAGAGAAGTGCTGGGTGTGGCTTTCACCAGCATTGCGTCCAGTCTGGTGGCTCTGGACGAGGGGCTTCGACCTCTGGAACCGGTCCTCACCTATGCTGATACGCGCAGCCACCATGCATCCAGAGCACTTCCTCTGGACCTCTCAAGGGTGCACCGCACGGGTTGCCCCGATTACAGCGCCTACTGGACCGCCCAGATTCCTTACTGGAAAACTGCGTTTCCCCATGAAGCAAGGTTGTGGTGCAGCGTCGCAGATTTTTTGCTGTACTGGTATTTTGGAGGGGAAGTTCGGACTTCTTACTCTCTGGCTTCATGGACGGGTTTGCTGAACCGCCATACGTTGCAGTGGGATAGCACTTTGCTGCAACAGTTGGGCCTCTCTGTCTCCGAGCTTCCCCTCTTGACCGATGCGACCGTGCCCCACCAGCACCTGCTTCCAGAGCATGCCAAACGCTGGCCGAAATTCGCCCACATTCCTTTTTTTCCAGCCATTGGGGATGGGGCCGCAGCCAATCTGGGCAGTGGGGCGACCCGCGCAGGTCAGGTGGCTCTGACGGTGGGAACCACCAGTGCCCTGAGGTGTGTGCTTCCTTCCAGAGACACCCCTGTTCCAGATGGGCTCTGGACTTACCTGATCGATCAAAACCATGCCCTGATGGGAGGTGCCCTGACCGAAGGGGGCAACATCCACCAGTGGATGCGGGAAACCCTGAACCTCGGGCCGTGGAATGAACTGGAAGGGCAACTGGCCCACATGGCCCCGGACAGCCATGGCCTGACGTTTGTGCCATCGTTCAGCGGAGAGCGCAGCCCAAATTACGACCCTCTGGCGAC
It encodes:
- the zwf gene encoding glucose-6-phosphate dehydrogenase, whose protein sequence is MPIEPFTLVILGATGDLTRRLLFPAIYRLIKKERLPEFKVVGFAREDWTPEQFLKHLEKNLKEFVPNFSKDVWDELKGRIDYLQGDLTPEHLKQLEEKLDGNALFYLALPPQFFDEAAISLGAAGLHREKNGWRRLIIEKPFGWDLSSAQQLRKHLHKHWKEHQLFRIDHFLGKETVQNLMVFRFANRFMEPIWNSANIAQVQITAAETLGLEGRYKYYDQAGALRDMLQNHLMQIFALTAIEPVSRWNADNLRQHKVEVLQSVRSIPLDRVKEFAVRGRYGAGEMDGKTVPGYMEEEGVPHTSRTETFAAVKLYIDNWRWEGVPFYLRSGKRMKETYTEVAVQFKEVPTQLFDGVEDLSNWLIFRMKPAESIELVAYAKTPGLNLETRPVVLRTELSRKEEEDFSAYEQLLVDAAEGDQTHFLRYDEVEEAWRILDPILKAWTRGQPEEYPSGALGPNGQGRLMDPGHYWRTPEDD
- a CDS encoding glycosyltransferase family 2 protein is translated as MENWQSTVLYALEVLIVVYFAVLNSIYALSILVATRVMTTSALKGEKVLMKSYMEKGYYRPISLLVPAHNEENTIVASVHSFLNLQYPEFEVIVINDGSKDQTLQKLQEEFLLEETREFPSRVLESKKVLGLYRSIKYPHLLVIDKENGGKADALNAGITHSTKPLFCSVDADSMLEARALMRVSRQFLEDDHLLAVGGTVRVMNGSQILEDQVQEAHAPKSWIERIQVVEYTRAFLAGRSTFSQLGVLLIISGAFGLFSRKAVLDVGGYRTDTVGEDMELVVRLHREMRERKQKYHIRYTMDPICWTQVPSDLGMLRKQRNRWQRGLVETLWTHRKMFLNPRYGRIGMFSMPFYLLFEAFAPVLEVFGYLLTLYLWLTGQLNADFAVLFLVMALLYGTLVSAASLGIEGFMIKRYARFQDRLGLIFATVLEQLGYRQVLAFERVLALVTLYTRKGQWDVQRRQQIRR
- a CDS encoding HD domain-containing phosphohydrolase, whose translation is MNTPDWLKLTSAALESTFDAILILDIVPGQPRILYANPAAERLTGYPKPDLEGHNPRMLESENISQQIISEVVSNVRSNLPYQCRAQFKRKDGSTYWAELSLSPIDIEPQGRYWISTHRDLSSEMRAQEALKNRDDLYQLILNNSPGLYRMYNREGRCVYASAASERMLGYAPNEMVGMSFDLLHPEDHGHLTDADIEEIWQGKADYRAYEYRVVHRSGRTLWVSSTMRVIGHPEQPGERLLLVVTEDITSRKKAQQEAREQNQRYTSLLELKYRILLANQPLEVAEEAIKLALPLTEYEFGFFISFQEENLHLEAFHGANPEVRQQIEHVLARNTRATVLQLLEGTKPLFIGAENTRIGKTDVQNRKLFRAFALLPIHADGEVYGAISFVHRGHIEVSPSTQRLLGAIEERVSLAYSKLVDIQRLEASREETMRTLGLALEYRDYETKGHTDRVIELCQKLGEGVGLDEETLKELRWGAYLHDIGKIATPDAVLLKPGKLDPEEWAIIKQHPVVGFELTRSIPSLPERTLDIVLHHQERWNGSGYPEGLSGKTIPFLARLFAVVDVYDALTSERPYKKAFSHEAAISQLWKEAGTLLDPELVQVFVQVMTEPVPEA
- a CDS encoding HEAT repeat domain-containing protein, with product MWRRWGLSGLNHLSLFLGLLVVGSLAALVFVLLVPAWQEQPEVVYQVLLALILLTVLSLVGAVAYQSGYFSYSESHFERTNKERERWMGVWHEVLFNRAPLPTRTADPIAAEALLIIKDTLEPEKSEKARHIYEMTGLLSRDMHILRTSSSRLEKVRVLERWALLCDPQTHPMLYQQCFSKHPDLQRLALTSLARSMAVSQVPRKEVARTFERLVRDDRFSSGWIEQVLVLLGDRGVLLLQDLLKDEEQSMQLRALRALTYVRAEECLDECLTLLNSKNPDLRAASLKVLVSMQQVPSEAVPEVYALLEDPVWFVRAQAALACKAIKNEQVTTLLYDALADEAWWVRHNSAQALLELGPEGHQTLQLAMHQHPDRYARDMASQSLQAA